The DNA region ctgcagacaacaggctcttactgcacctctgcaaacagctcatcTCCAACAGGttaacttcttttacctgccgtgctgtgtgatggaaaaacacatgcagcagtgTAACAGGGAACTTTAACCATAGATCAGctgcttttaaacgtcatcGCTCAAGACAGGCCaacatcagttaaagacacacctgtgCTGGCTTGAtggccaagccaagccaagccaagccagcaaATGACTGTTGAAAAGGAGAATTAGGCTTCTTGTGTCGGTAGGATTCAAGCTTATTCGCGGATATTTTGCCTCATTTTCTTCCCACTGCCTTTGTTTCAGAGTCCTACACCGTCCATGACCTTCATGAGCGTTTGGCCCATGGTCGCCAGCTGAAGATCTATCTGCCCAAAAGTGTGGAGAAGCTGGAGTTTATCCCAGCTGATGAGCCCGGCAAGACCTTTCTGTACTGGGAGAAGGGCAGACACAGGTAAGAAACACTCAGGGCTCCACGTGTTCTGGTTGTGGACAGGATGGTCATGGAGAGAAACTGTGAGTTGCTTCCAGTGTTGTTGCAGTAGATGTATTTTCATGTGACTATTGTTCTGTCCACCAGGACAAACAAAGGCAGGGTGTCTGGCACTGGCAGTGACCGTCGCTGGTACATTGACAAGGTAACCAAACTTATTTGTTTTAAGTCTAAACTAAGTTATTTAACCTAGAGTCTGCATTTTCTAATACAGTTTATTGCTCTTCACAATGTATTTATGTGGTCTGTATGATTTTGACAGGTGACTTATGAGGACCAAGGGACATACATCCAAAGAGACTTCTGGAATAAAGAGATCTCCACTGTCAAAGTGGCCGTCACACGTGAGTTAGCAAGGATAACGTGGTTGCTAAtaacttttgttttctgtgaacaCAGTTTTAAAGAGTAACTTTTCTATTTTTAACCTGTATCTTATTTTCCCAAATTTTTGTGCCTAAGTGACTagtgggaacaacaatttttgaaactggtccagtgttgACCGAGACCGCTGCAGCCCGCAGCTGCAAAACGAGCTACAGTGTCACCATTGTGGTCAATTAACTGTAAATCAAacttcttgtttttgccactgacaggctcagattgttattataagttaCTGCAACCAGGAAAAGAATCCAGGCACtccaaacaaaaatgagaataaGGAAGGAAAGATTAGattaaaaagcttttaataTAATGGCCAACTCATTAAAAAGCCAACATGTTTCGACCACTGTTGGTCTTCATCAGGGCTGGAGAAACGTTTCCTTCCtcattctcatttttgtttggaGTGCCTGGATTCTTTTCCTGTTTGCAGTATTTTGGagtttcctcctttttttccaaGAGCACCCGATACATTTTTTGATCTACACTCTACAACACAGAGCATCCAGTTATCTGTTTTTCTATCTTATTATAAATTTCTAACatcattatggaaaggatccctacagagatagacgtGTTTGTAAGAGAGTAAGATCCTGTTGTCTaagcagaaacagccccaaaatggCTTTTGCtgaacccaccagactccatttaaattaacagtaattttagcatgtatagagccagcGTATTtacacatctaactgggtgagtCAAGGGCTTATTTCAACTAAACCAGAGTTGGTTTAGACACAcaagatggcttttgtgagttttattttgcttctgtgtACTTTCAGTGAAGTGTattttacgatgataaaattacagtttttttaaatggagtctggttggtttGACGATAACAGTTATGggactgtttctggttaaacaaaaaggtccgTCTCTTTGgtgatcctttccataatgttgtcagacgaTTAGTATTATGTTTTGAGCCTGTTAGTGACCAGaataagcacttttagtggatgtaaactaatggtgcacaattgccccaaCATTGCAGACTGTTTCGTCGCTGCCATCTGCAGTATTCTTACTCCAGACTGGACCAGTATCAAAacttgttgttcccattagtcagtTAGACAcgaaaacatgggaaaatagggtccaggttgaaaaaatgCTGAAGTTGCCCTTTAAAGTGTGTCAGCAACATGGCAACCGCTATGGCCAAAAGTCACAACTATAGTATAGTGGTagattaaaatgtaaaacagcaaatgtaaataagagtaataataataataataatatctttatttataaagcgcttttcAAAAACAAGTTACAAAGTCCTTTATATATTAAAGGACAATAAGTAGGCAGTTagtgaaataaattaaataaaaataaataaaaataataaaataaaacagaaaatgagagACAATAAAAGCAAACAGATAATTCAGATTAGTTAAAAGCAAGTCTGCAGTAGTGAGTTTTTAAAAGGGActaaaaagaagacaatgtgTTAGCTTCCCTGATCTCCTCTGGCAGGTCATTCCATAGACGAGGGGCTCGAACAGAAAAGGCCTGGTCACCCTTGGTCTTCAAGTTGGACCAAGGGATGGCCAGGAATGACCTACCAGAGGATCTCAGGTTGCGTTCGGGCTCGTATGGGGTCAGGAGGTCAGCTATATTTTCAGGGGCTAGCCCCATACGAGCCTTGAAAGTAATTATTAAAATCTTAAAGTCTAAAACAGactgggagccagtgaaggGATTATAAAATCGGTGTGATGTGTTGTCTCCTGTTGGACCTGGTAATGAGTCTGGCTGCAGCATTCTGAATCAACTGTAATTTGTTTAGGTTATGATGTGCAAGGCATGAGAAAACAGCATTGCAGTAATCTAACCGGGATGAAATAAATGCATGTATGACTATTTCTAAGCTTTTTGTTGAAAGAAATGATCTGATTTTTGAGATTTTTTGGAGTTGGAAGAAACATGATTGGACAACTGAATTTATATGCTGATCGAAATTGAGGTGCTATCAAAAATAATACcaaggtttctgtgtgtgtgtatgtatatatatgtgtgtgtgtgtatttttgtgataatgTGACCGAGTGGTAACATGTAGATTGAAAACAGCAGTGGACCAAGAACAGAACCCTGTGGAACTCCATATTGTAATGGTATTGAAGATGATTGACAATTTCTGATTTCAACACAGAATGACCTTCCAGACAGATAATGAAGTCTATGATAATGACTCAGTGATGTCAGTTACACAGCAGTATCAATATAAATTTTTCTGACATTAGATAATATTTTTAGCCAGTATTTGTGCTGAACCGTCACAATACAGGAGTCATGCTTTGTTCACGCAGCTGCAGACAGAATACATGGTATATTGTGAACAACAGTGGAGCACAAGTGGATTGGCGTGCCAGTCAGTCACACTATACAATGtgactttctttctctttctctccatttctttgttctttctctctgtctctgttccaGCCAGACACAACTACCTGAAGTGTATAGCAGGAGAGAGTCTTTACATCTCCCTGGAGGGTCTTGACCTGGCTGATGCTTTCCTAACATTCTCTAAAGAGAGTGCCAACTTAACACTGGTGAGATAGATGAATGGAAGGATGGATGAAATGATGAATAGATGGATGACTGTATAGATGACAGATACTGTAGATAGGTAAAGCGAGCAGAGGGATGGAAGGATTCAGTGTTTTGGGGATGGATTGTTGGGTGCAGAAGTAGGGGGttaaattggcttcactacCTGTGTTTTCTCTCTCGGTATTTCTATGCAATGGAATATTATAAATGTTAGTGTTGAGGCAAAGTAAGGATTAAGGTGCCACAATTAGCCTCTATCTGCCTTTAAGCCTACGTATTGGAGCTATGTTCATAGACAATTGTGATGTGCATTAGGCAATCTTAGAACTAACCAGCAATCGCCTGACGACAGTAAGCATCTGGGGGCCAGTGGTTCGGGGGTTGTAATGTAACCAGACAATAtctgggccaagacttcctcttccgtctgctggtcattttggctaatctctgTAAATGCATATGGGTGGAGCTAACTTGTCATCAGACATAGCCGATGGGCTTCAAGAATGTATTTCATCCGGggcgccggtggcttagtggtagagcaggcgccccatgtacaaggctgttgctgcagcggcctggttttgactccagcctgtggccctttgctgcatgtcactccccctctctctccctctttcacgcttgtctgtcctatccattaaaggctgagaacccccccccccaaaaaaaagaaaaaaaaagaatgtattTCATCCAATGTATTTTGCTATTTGGACTACAAAcggaaaccagaacacttccgataccaaaatcttgtccatATCCATACAAATACAGATACCTATTCATAGAGAATGTGCATTTTAGGTGGATGTAGTTGTTGGACACCTCATACATGCCATTTTGTGTAACATTTTTAAAGCTGGTGAGACATTCCCTGTGATTCAGAGGGGCGTGCAGCGGGTGTTGCTCTGACAGGAGTTTGTCTCTCTCAGGTGCGTGATGGTGCTCGGGTGTCTCAGGACCTTCCGGATTATTGGGACCGGGTTCTGACCCACTCCATGAACATCGAGATCAGGAATGTGAACTTTAGTGATGAGGGCTATTACACCCTTAAAGACCGCAGGGACCGCGTGGTGTCTGTTACCAGGATGGACCTGACAGGTGAGACGATCtgattaatgtttttgtcagtggtgATAGAAGAGTGTACAGGCTGAcaaaacaaattatttaaaTAGATTATAAAAGAAATCCACAGCTGTACACCATCCGCTAAGATTTTTGAACCTGTGATGACTTCTAATGTACAATATACACCGCCTATAGTTAATGAGCTAAAACATGGAAAATCATTTATATTGCCTGTACTATGGTTGGCTAATGGGTAACAAGAATGTCCTGTATCTCCCCCACCCTCCCTTTTTTCCACTGTAGACCATCATGAAGAAGGAAACCCTCTCTTGGCTCTGCTCTTACTGCTGGGCATCCCGGCTGGgatttgctgctgctgtcggAAGAAGATTTTCAAGAAGAAGGCCACCACTGCTGCGACGCTGCAGGTACCAACAGTAGGCACAGACAGAGTTTGGCTTTCGGTCAAAGTGTAAAGGCACAAACTGGGTTTGTTAAAAAGTTAAACATTATAAAAAGCGATTATAGTTTTACTTGAAAGTAAAAGTTTCACTTAGCATTTCATCAGCTGCTCCTCCACCCAGAATCCACCTGTAGGCTCTGAGTGTACCCTCCCCTAGCCAGGAGGGTATTATCATAACTTCCCACTCCCTCTTCCTTGAGCTGCGTTTTTGGTTTTGCAGAGTGGTGAGTTTAGAGCATGTACACCAAACataaatactgtacatattcCACATTCATATAATAATAAGTTAGTGTGAAATGTCCTTGTAGACATGTTTTCTTGCTTTTTGGCCTCTGTGTACTAGATTAATTACATTCTGCCCCCAAAACAATGTAATATGATAAAATGGACAAATTATGTGTCAACAATGTTACAATGTTTTACAGTGAAACACAGTCAGGTGAACACAGTTTGTATACTTACTGTATATACAGTGTGCAATATGCATTGTAATTTATATaacagagtggtgcaggaatggaTCCTAAAACccaggaaatgagttagcatctCTGCACTTTTGGTTCCCTTCTCTCCAAATTGGTGGCTTTTTTGAATTAGTTTTTGGTTTGATGCTTGAAATAAGTTCCCCGGTTAACACAAGATTAAGGCTTTgacgttttgttctacaacataatcATCAACTTGACTGTAAATTTTGAAGCCTTAAGGTGTCTTTAAAAGGACGGATGCTAACAAGTGGCttaatgagactacagaacgtcatcacgctGAACACAACTCTATCCttgtggtggtgatgttgaAGTCATGTGATGATATTGTAATTTGTTTACAGCCtagcattagctttttacttcttgcAATTACATTTAGacttaaatgataaaaaaaaaaagtggtgttcatttgtgaggattatcttgctgaacaaaatatatcataaacttttgtttgccacagagcttattttgtGCAATAAtcaaaaatccaatggaaaaatctcaTTGGCTTTTTGTCAAGCGAACTTTGCATCAGCCTACAAAAatcatcatccctgcagcactgtatttgtatttatatatttattttcaacattatCAAGAAAtagtttcagcttctcaaacgTCAGGATATCCTGCTTCCTGTTTATgtcattgtaaagtaaatatctATGGGTTTTAGACTGATTGTTGGAACAGAAAAAGCTGTtaggcatttttcttttttctaacattttaatGACTAAACTGTTATTTAATCTAAGAATATAATCAAGAAGTAATAACCATgaatctctttctctgtctctctccagacTACACCAGATGCAGTCCATCCTCCTCCGAGTGGTCCCACTGGACCTTGTCCTCCCTACAGCTCTCCCGGACAACCAGGAGTGGTGAGGATATATTAATACTGATCACTTTTTAAGTATTCATGAATTTTCTTACTTTACAAACATGCCTTTATATAATTGACTTCATAACTGCATAATGGATGTGGGTTGTGTTTGTTGGCGTGTTTATACGAATGTCTCAAAGAGTATCTGGAATTGATTTGTTAATATTTACTTACAATTACCAttaaatgatgtgtttttctgtgtttgcagATGTACTACCACGGCCCAGACCCTAACATGGTACACAAGACATCAATTAACACACATTTATTACATAACCACAGAATAGAGATAAGATGAAAGATCAACACCAGGCCTTGTATAGCTTAGTTATCTTCAGCCTCTGCAGTTTGTCCAGCCAATTTAGCAAAATGCTTGCTCCATGTGTGCTGAGTGTCAGGATCCAACAGCTTTCCCATGTCTTTCTGCTAACACCTCACATTTCACTGCTTAAAAGCTCAGTGTTTTCGTCGAGCAGCTAATAATAACATAGCTCTGGATTCTTTACCCTGTTAGTGTGCGTCTCATCACACAGCAGCTTGTAGGCATTGCTAGCAGATGTAATGCTAATCTAATTGTGTAATGCTAATCTAAGTGATgacatgtgtctttgtgtgtatgtgttttccTATCAGGCTCCTACAGTCCATCCTCCCCCTGCACCAACAGGCCCAGGACAGTGGAATGGCCCCCCACCCTCCCCAGTTAGTATCACACTACAAGCCTGCTTTCTTAAGAATGGATAAACTTCATTAACCCTGTTTAACATGCTCGTACAGCGTTTGACCCAAAGCTGTTAGTGTGAGTCAATTTTCATTCAAAGCTAATGTTTTTTTAGCTTGAACATTGCGTTCTCCTCAACTCTGGATTTCCTGCCTCCCTGTTCCTGTCAGTGTTTACTGATCTAACTCgattgtgtctgtctgcagggtTTTAACCCAGCCTACCCACCCCAAAACCCTGCCTACCCTCCTGCCGGTCCAGCTATGATCCCTCCTGGCCAGCCTCCACAATGGAACGGTCCACCACCAGGCCAGTACCCACCCGGGCCTGCAGCTCCAGTGGTATGATCTGTCTCTCATACAAACAGGAATCTCTGGGAGGAGTGCTGGTCGGCTCAGtatttgacctctgacctgtcaGCTGCTTTAGGTTGGGGGAGACTTAGCGAGCGGGAGACTTTAGAAAATGGTCTGCATTCAAAGATCTGAATGACCTACATGTTACTGACAGAAGGAACTGTTGATCTGACCTTAAACTGTTGGAGTTTACAAACCTTTCTCTAGCCATTAATCAAGTAATGGAATGTAAATGCTGAACGTGTGCACAAACTGACTTTAGTAATGGTAATGTATTGAATATTGACAAGGCACTGACGTAATTGGCAGTGCTGCATTTGTAATGGGCATCAGGTCTAAAAGGCAAGTTCATAATACTGTTTATCATTATCAGTGTAATGATTATAttggctacataaccagcaatTTGTGGCTGCACACCAAAGTCAGGCTGTCATTTTGGGGGCAACATTCACTATCTTTACTTTTGACAAATTTGTGTCCCCATTCATTCAACATTTCATTGTTCCTTTAAAGATTTGGTTAAAGGGTCCAAGTTAGGGTAGAACGGGGCTATGAGCTCTGGGAGTTGATCATGCTGCACAACACGTGGCCTTCTTTCCCCAGCAGAAGGTGGGGAGTAAAACAAGGGGACAATAGGCTTGTTTGAGATGAACGGCGCCTCCTCGCCTGGGAAGTGCACGAGATCACAGGGGGGTGGTGACAAACAGCCGCAGTCACTTTCCAGCAGCCTTCTGTCTGTAGAGGAAACCACAGAAACACTCCCATTAGATCTTATTcagatttattaaaatgttatcagacccatatatcagtttgctCACCGTCTCCAATTGATTTAAATGTGACAGAGTAGAAATACTGAGCAGGTCTGTAATTTCTGTTCATGGATGaacctccattttacatgaatcCTCATGTTAATCTgtatcagtttgctgctgtaCATAATTAAGCTAAGCAGACCTGTCACTCTCCAATTCatcaaaaattaaaagtttataTAAAACGTTGTATTGTTGAgtcaacatctaaaccaatcagctgttttaTCAGATGAGAGCCAGGTGTCTCTCGTCATGCCCTGGGTCCTGCAGtcagtggagagcaactgcagcacccGGCTGTAAAAACTATCCCCTCCTCGATCCCGTGAGGTTATCAGTTTCCACGTGTATGtgacgtcagagcaagtcaggATGAAGTCTGACACAAATCTCACAGCATGCATTGTGCAGCTATCTGCGATGATTGATTATgcacaggcctggctcatctccaACGAGTCTGTTGTCAGCTAGATGTGAAGCAGCAAACACTGAGTCCTCATGAACAGTTTGTTCAACTTGTACAGAATCATATCAGATGTAAACTTGGCTTGGCACTCACTGAAGGGAGCTCTGTGTTGAAATGACTCCGTAGCCTGCAGGCTCGGTCGCTGCAtgaaaaatggtggaaaatgtgGTCAAGTCTGGGGACCCCCTGGAACTCCCTGAAGGACCTCTGGGGGTCCCTGGACCCCTTGTTGAGAACAGCTAAGGTGTTGTGAATGTGTTACCTTAAGACAGGCACCTCATCCTGTTCCTCCTGACTCTGTCATTGCAAAAAATTTATTGGATCTACATGAATAGCACAACTGACCTCATTTAGATTCAAAACAACTATTTTTGCCAAGATATGacaatagagtgctgcaggaaagaGTCAGCATCTTTGCACTTCTGGTTCCCTCCTCTTAAAGTCAAcaggttttttgaatgggtttttggttagatgcctgagaCAACAGAGTGTCATCACGCTGAACATGGTTCTAAAACCTTGTTGTGGTGATGACATAATGTCATGTGaccatggtgtttgtttgattATTGTCTAATGTTAACTTTTTATATCTTGTGATTGCATTTAGTGTTAGAAGTGTTAATTTGTTaaaattatcttgctgaacaaaatgtattGAGTATCAAACTTCTGTTTTCTACAGAGCTTAATttttgcaataatccaaaatccaatggaaaaatatcATAGACATCTGATTGATAGATCCTAATCTTGACAAAAATCAAACAGAGGTGTTAGCAGAGGAATAAAATGCCCAAATATATTAAtaacaaatgtgtgtttgtgtgtctgtctctgtgtatgtAGGGCTATGGTCCAGCTCCAGTCATGTATAGCGCTGctccaccaccagcagccaGTGGACCTCCTGAGGAGGTTAAGATGCAGAATATGGCTTCCTCACCTACCGACCCCTTGCTGTCCAACACACCACAGGTATACAAGCACAACACACTCTGGGGAGTGAAAGGAGTCAGCTCAGGACCAAATGCAGTATTTTGCTAGTTTTTTGTCTCCTGTATGACATTAAagctgtcagagagagagaaaaaataagtaGTTCTCATGCATTGTAATGCACCACCATTTGTACATGACCCTCGTAATCACGAGTCTGTAATTTGTGTAGAACCCACGTAAACGATacggctgtgatcacatgaccaatgtgctgaccggagtaaagaaggaa from Epinephelus fuscoguttatus linkage group LG3, E.fuscoguttatus.final_Chr_v1 includes:
- the wu:fc21g02 gene encoding synaptojanin-1 encodes the protein MQQCVNCDTSSEQMDHLHLKMMWSVVILLAAALSVESYTVHDLHERLAHGRQLKIYLPKSVEKLEFIPADEPGKTFLYWEKGRHRTNKGRVSGTGSDRRWYIDKVTYEDQGTYIQRDFWNKEISTVKVAVTPRHNYLKCIAGESLYISLEGLDLADAFLTFSKESANLTLVRDGARVSQDLPDYWDRVLTHSMNIEIRNVNFSDEGYYTLKDRRDRVVSVTRMDLTDHHEEGNPLLALLLLLGIPAGICCCCRKKIFKKKATTAATLQTTPDAVHPPPSGPTGPCPPYSSPGQPGVMYYHGPDPNMAPTVHPPPAPTGPGQWNGPPPSPGFNPAYPPQNPAYPPAGPAMIPPGQPPQWNGPPPGQYPPGPAAPVGYGPAPVMYSAAPPPAASGPPEEVKMQNMASSPTDPLLSNTPQDVAASSPVAPVAPVVPSSILSSSDSDCTFKIEGDKGTSFL